ACGAGTGAGTCAATGCAGCACCTTCTCGCAACCTTTCCCAAGGCCCCAAAACGGAAGATGGAAATCATACCCGTGCTGGAAGAACGCGAGCATGAGGCCTTTGCGGAGCATCTGAAAACCACCAGCCTTTCAGCAAGGGACAGGGCTATTTGCTGGCTCGCGTTCGAAACCGGTATGCGCGCCGTGGACATATGCAACTTGAAAATCGCCGACATCGACTGGGCAAATGATAGGATCCATATCGTGCAACAGAAGACATCGAAGCCGTTGGAACTCCCGTTGCGGGCTACATACGGCAATGCGATTGCGGATTACCTGCTGTACGAGCGACCTTTGTCAAACTCAACGCGACTGTTCCTTTCCACGTTAGCCCCGTTTAGACCTCTCTCCAGCCACGCCGCATGCCGGAATATCCTGCTGAATGCATTCCGCGACGCCGAC
This genomic stretch from Bacillota bacterium harbors:
- a CDS encoding tyrosine-type recombinase/integrase, encoding MEALCRDRYQPTSIGAHLPGLKLFFSTSESMQHLLATFPKAPKRKMEIIPVLEEREHEAFAEHLKTTSLSARDRAICWLAFETGMRAVDICNLKIADIDWANDRIHIVQQKTSKPLELPLRATYGNAIADYLLYERPLSNSTRLFLSTLAPFRPLSSHAACRNILLNAFRDADILKTGRICGTRFTRHNAASHMLKNGVPLYDISTALGHCDPNSVDTYLATDENMMTECCLPVPCVEGGADSE